One stretch of Castor canadensis chromosome 14, mCasCan1.hap1v2, whole genome shotgun sequence DNA includes these proteins:
- the LOC109676074 gene encoding LOW QUALITY PROTEIN: RNA-binding protein 12B-like (The sequence of the model RefSeq protein was modified relative to this genomic sequence to represent the inferred CDS: substituted 3 bases at 3 genomic stop codons) has translation MEPKTCTKSSEFHVLGFLVKPELQLLLFVLFLSMYLVTVPGNVLIILAHTDTHPRLDNFLLVVVAHDHFVAICHLLHYIVIMKTNISTPLEPKFSRCRSPLGFYVHLKNLSLSITKIDLRNFFRDTDLTNDQIRFLYKDEKRTRFAFVMFKTLKDYNTALGLHKTVLQYRPVLIDPVSRKQMLKFIECYEKKRPGSVEKERPGHVSQKYSQEGYPGQKLCIYIRNFPFDVTKVEVQKFFADFSLAEDDIYLLYDDKGVGLGEALLKFKSGXAMKAERLNRRRFLGTEVLLRLISEAQMQEFGVNFSLMTNEKMQARSLSCDRDDHSHLFGSKDRPVYSFGPSENFRYQLEDLRQLGNSKHPQGYFRQPERHPPEDFRPSPEDFRHPREEHFRRPPEEDFRHPREEDWRWPLEDDWRWPLEEDFRQPPEEDFRRPPEEGFRRPWEEEDFRCPLEEEDFRHLREEEFRRFPEQDFRHSPEADFKRSPLEHFRRPPPEHFRRPLQEHFRRPPQEYFRRPPQEHFRRLPQEHLRRPPQEHFRRSREEDFRHMPDENFRGPPDEDFRSPQEDDLRXPSDEDFRQLPEEDLREVPEEDPRLPGNFRPPSEDFRSPPYDFRSHRSFVNFGRPEGGKFDFGKHNMGGFPEGXFMPDPKLNCGSGRVIPIKIMNLPFKANVNEVLDFFHGYRIIPDSVSIQYNEQGLPTGEAIVAMINYNEAMAAIKDLNDRPVGPRKVKLILL, from the exons ATGGAACCAAAAACTTGTACTAAATCTTCAGAATTTCATGTTCTAGGATTTTTAGTAAAACCAGAACTGCAGCTTCTCTTATTTGTTctgttcctgtccatgtacctggTCACTGTGCCTGGGAACGTACTTATCATCCTggctcacacagacacacacccac GGTTGGACAACTTCCTCCTGGTTGTGGTGGCTCATGACCattttgtggccatctgtcacctcCTACACTACATAGTCATCATGAAGACTAACATCT ccactcccctagaGCCTAAGTTTTCACGCTGTCGCTCCCCTCTTGGATTTTATGTTCACTTAAAAAATCTGTCCCTAAGTATTACCAAGATAGATTTAAGAAATTTCTTCAGAGATACTGATCTGACTAATGATCAGATTAGGTTCttatataaagatgaaaaaaggacACGGTTTGCTTTTGTGATGTTCAAGACTTTAAAAGACTATAATACTGCACTAGGTTTACATAAGACTGTTTTACAATATCGTCCAGTGCTTATTGATCCAGTTTCTAGAAAGCAAATGCTGAAATTTATTGAATGTTatgaaaagaaaagaccagggtCAGTAGAAAAAGAGAGACCTGGTCATGTTTCACAAAAATACTCTCAAGAAGGCTATCCTGGCCAGAAGCTATGCATCTATATAAGAAATTTTCCATTTGATGTTACAAAAGTTGAAGTGCAAAAGTTCTTTGCAGACTTCTCCCTTGCTGAGGATGATATTTACTTGCTTTATGATGACAAAGGAGTTGGTCTGGGAGAAGCATTGTTGAAATTTAAATCAGGATAGGCCATGAAAGCTGAACGCTTAAACCGACGAAGATTCTTAGGGACAGAGGTATTGTTAAGACTTATATCTGAGGCACAAATGCAGGAGTTTGGTGTAAATTTTTCCTTGATGACCAATGAGAAAATGCAAGCCCGTTCTCTGTCATGTGATAGAGATGACCATTCCCATTTATTTGGCTCAAAAGACCGACCGGTATACTCATTTGGCCCTTCTGAAAACTTTAGATACCAGCTAGAGGACTTGAGGCAACTGGGGAACTCCAAGCATCCCCAGGGATATTTCCGACAGCCTGAAAGGCACCCTCCAGAAGACTTCAGGCCTTCCCCAGAGGACTTTAGGCACCCTCGAGAGGAGCACTTCAGACGGCCTCCTGAAGAAGACTTCAGGCACCCTCGGGAAGAAGACTGGAGATGGCCTCTTGAGGACGATTGGAGATGGCCACTGGAGGAGGATTTCAGACAGCCCCCTGAAGAAGACTTCAGGCGGCCACCAGAGGAGGGTTTCAGGCGTCCTTGGGAGGAGGAAGACTTCAGGTGCCCTCTGGAGGAGGAGGACTTCAGGCACCTTAGGGAAGAAGAGTTCAGGCGATTCCCTGAGCAGGATTTCAGGCATTCCCCTGAGGCAGACTTTAAGAGGTCACCCCTGGAGCACTTCCGACGGCCACCCCCGGAGCATTTCAGGAGACCACTCCAGGAGCACTTCAGGAGGCCACCTCAGGAGTACTTTAGGAGGCCACCCCAGGAGCACTTTAGGAGGCTGCCCCAAGAGCACCTTAGGCGGCCACCTCAGGAGCATTTCAGGCGCTCCCGAGAGGAAGATTTCAGGCATATGCCAGATGAAAACTTCAGGGGCCCTCCTGATGAGGACTTCAGGAGCCCCCAGGAAGATGATTTGAGATGACCTTCTGATGAGGACTTCAGGCAGCTCCCTGAGGAAGACCTCAGGGAAGTTCCAGAGGAGGACCCTAGACTTCCTGGCAATTTTAGACCTCCCAGTGAGGACTTTAGGAGCCCACCTTATGATTTTAGAAGTCATCGTTCTTTCGTGAATTTTGGTCGTCCAGAAGGTGGCAAGTTTGATTTTGGAAAGCATAATATGGGAGGTTTTCCTGAGGGGTGATTTATGCCTGATCCAAAATTAAATTGTGGCTCAGGTAGAGTAATTCCTATTAAGATAATGAATCTTCCATTTAAAGCTAATGTTAATGAAGTTTTAGACTTTTTCCATGGTTATAGAATCATACCTGATTCAGTTTCAATACAGTATAACGAGCAAGGATTACCCACAGGAGAAGCCATTGTTGCTATGATAAACTATAATGAAGCTATGGCTGCCATTAAAGATCTAAATGATAGACCAGTTGGCCCCCGCAAAGTTAAGCTAATTTTGCTTTAG
- the LOC109676078 gene encoding olfactory receptor 7A10-like, with translation MESENETLILEFLLLGISEDPRMQLLLFGLFLSMYLATVLGNLLIIFVTISDTHLQTPMYIFLSNLSFVDICLSSTTVPKMLVNIYTHSKFITYKSCIIQMHFFLFFSGMDIFLLTVMAYDRFVAICHPLHYTAIMNTQHTFLLVLVPWAMGVLLSMLQSLMVLRLSFCTGLEIPHFFCELNHVVHLACSDTFVNDVMIYLGAVLLVCFPLAGILYSYSKIVCCICMISSAQGKYKAFSTCASHLSVVSLFYCTIIGVYLGSAVTQDSLSTARASVMYSVVTPMLNPFIYSLRNKDIKSTLKRLLEMEILKSTLVQRWKNCS, from the coding sequence ATGGAATCAGAGAATGAAACATTgattttagaatttcttcttctgggaaTTTCAGAGGACCCCAGAATGCAACTGCTACTCTTTGGACTTTTCCTTTCCATGTATCTGGCCACAGTGCTTGGGAATCTGCTCATCATCTTTGTCACCATCTCAGACACCCATTTGCAAACACCCATGTACAtcttcctctccaacctgtcctttGTGGACATCTGTTTATCTTCCACAACTGTTCCAAAGATGCTGGTGAATATTTACACACACAGCAAGTTCATCACCTATAAATCCTGCATCATCCaaatgcattttttccttttcttttcagggaTGGACATCTTTCTACTAacagtgatggcctatgaccggtttgtggccatctgtcaccctcTACATTATACAGCCATCATGAACACCCAGCACACTTTTTTGCTAGTTCTGGTGCCCTGGGCCATGGGTGTCCTGCTTTCCATGTTGCAAAGCCTAATGGTGTTGAGGCTGTCCTTCTGTACAGGCTTGGAAATCCcccactttttctgtgaactCAATCACGTGGTCCACCTTGCCTGCTCTGACACCTTTGTTAATGATGTGATGATTTACTTAGGAGCTGTGCTGCTGGTTTGTTTTCCCCTTGCTGGTATCCTTTATTCTTATTCCAAAATCGTTTGCTGTATATGCATGATCTCTTCAGCTCAGGGGAAGTACAAAGCATTTTCTACCTGTGCATCTCACCTCTCAGTGGTCTCCTTATTTTATTGCACAATCATAGGTGTCTACCTTGGTTCTGCTGTGACCCAGGACTCACTTTCAACAGCAAGAGCTTCCGTGATGTACAGTGTGGTCACCCCCATGCTTAACCCCTTCATCTATAGTCTGAGGAATAAGGACATCAAGAGCACTCTGAAAAGACTTCTTGAGATGGAAATTCTAAAATCAACACTTGTACAGAGATGGAAGAACTGTTCATGA